One stretch of Halobaculum marinum DNA includes these proteins:
- a CDS encoding tetrahydrofolate dehydrogenase/cyclohydrolase catalytic domain-containing protein translates to MTDIDGNAVAAEIRSGVADCVDTLTDAGVEPALATVLMSDDPASETYVSMKQNDCEEVGMRGIHVDVDDDAPAEELYDTIDELNDDPEVHGILVQLPVPDHVDTQRVLRAIDPAKDVDGFHPENVGRLVGGNARFKPCTPHGIQRLLAAADVDPEGKEAVVVGRSDIVGKPIANLLFGRGEGGNATTTVCHSRTENLAEHTRRADIVVAAAGVPEMITADMVSEGATVIDVGINRVERDGESTLVGDVDYDDVAGKAGAITPVPGGVGPMTRAMLLYNTVKAASEQHDVDIDLP, encoded by the coding sequence ATGACCGACATCGACGGCAACGCCGTCGCCGCCGAGATCCGATCGGGCGTCGCCGACTGCGTCGACACGCTCACCGACGCGGGCGTGGAGCCGGCGCTCGCGACCGTGCTGATGAGCGACGACCCCGCCAGCGAGACGTACGTCTCCATGAAGCAGAACGACTGCGAGGAGGTCGGGATGCGCGGCATCCACGTCGACGTCGACGACGACGCGCCCGCCGAGGAGCTGTACGACACCATCGACGAACTGAACGACGACCCCGAGGTCCACGGCATCCTCGTGCAGTTGCCGGTCCCGGACCACGTCGACACCCAGCGCGTGCTCCGGGCTATCGACCCCGCGAAAGACGTTGACGGCTTCCACCCCGAGAACGTCGGTCGCCTCGTCGGTGGAAACGCGCGATTCAAGCCGTGTACGCCCCACGGCATCCAGCGCCTCCTCGCTGCCGCCGACGTGGATCCCGAGGGGAAGGAGGCGGTCGTCGTCGGTCGCTCGGACATCGTCGGCAAGCCGATCGCGAACCTGCTGTTCGGGCGCGGCGAGGGTGGCAACGCGACCACGACGGTCTGTCACTCGCGCACCGAGAACCTCGCCGAGCACACCCGCCGCGCGGACATCGTCGTCGCCGCCGCGGGCGTCCCCGAGATGATCACCGCCGACATGGTGAGCGAGGGGGCGACCGTCATCGACGTGGGGATCAACCGCGTCGAGCGCGACGGCGAGTCGACGCTCGTCGGCGACGTGGACTACGACGACGTGGCGGGGAAGGCCGGCGCCATCACGCCGGTTCCCGGCGGCGTCGGCCCGATGACCCGCGCGATGCTGCTGTACAACACGGTGAAGGCGGCGAGCGAGCAGCACGACGTGGACATCGACCTGCCCTGA
- a CDS encoding YcaO-like family protein, translated as MDIAIVGPDPAVEPIRGAFADVDANVMEVEVGLLDGFDFAVVVGTTGDDAFRTATRLVDDWVAVEVGGVGGRPIEGLDAAVTVFSADSGCYDCLRDRVRANVPNTDASPRGTRSAVRFAGALAGRRAIQHLSGEPVAGTVVEVDGPERVFLPSPGCDCGAGPTGFEVEATDRPVALDDAVDRMDRAVDDRVGLVTEVGERESFPAPYYIARTTDTATFADVRCAEFAAGVADGWDAAYAKAVGEALERYCAGTYRSSALRSAPTEGVVDAVPVDRFVRPTDAETPAPDEPIPWVSGVDLATDESASLPAEFVVFPPPAERFAPAITTGLGLGNSTAEAVLSGLYETVERDASMLAWYSSFEPMGLTVDDEGFEALRKRASAEGLSVTTLLLTQDVDVPVVGVAVHRDAETGAWPRFAMGSAANLDTAAAARSALAEALQNWMELRAMGPDQASGEQGAIGAYAEFPERVHEFVDPDVTLPAADVTDEEVAGLSGVDEVAAVVDRLDDTGLDAYAARLTTRDVAALGFEGVRVLVPEAQPLFTAEPFFGDRLETVSASMGFEPEPDRAYHPFP; from the coding sequence ATGGACATCGCCATCGTCGGTCCCGACCCCGCGGTCGAGCCGATTCGAGGCGCCTTCGCCGACGTGGACGCGAACGTGATGGAGGTGGAGGTGGGCCTGCTCGACGGCTTCGACTTCGCCGTCGTCGTCGGCACCACCGGCGACGACGCCTTCCGGACGGCGACGCGACTCGTCGACGACTGGGTCGCCGTCGAGGTGGGCGGCGTCGGCGGGCGCCCTATCGAGGGACTCGACGCCGCCGTCACCGTCTTCTCCGCCGACTCCGGCTGTTACGACTGTCTGCGCGACCGCGTCCGCGCGAACGTGCCGAACACGGACGCGTCGCCGCGAGGGACCCGCAGCGCCGTCCGGTTCGCCGGCGCGCTCGCCGGTCGCCGAGCGATACAACACCTGTCCGGCGAGCCAGTCGCGGGGACGGTCGTCGAGGTGGACGGGCCCGAGCGGGTGTTCCTCCCGTCGCCCGGCTGTGACTGCGGCGCCGGCCCGACCGGGTTCGAGGTCGAGGCGACCGACCGCCCGGTCGCCCTCGACGACGCCGTTGACCGGATGGACCGTGCGGTCGACGACCGCGTCGGCCTCGTGACGGAGGTGGGCGAGCGCGAGTCGTTCCCGGCGCCGTACTACATCGCGCGGACGACCGACACCGCAACGTTCGCCGACGTGCGGTGTGCGGAGTTCGCCGCCGGCGTCGCCGACGGCTGGGACGCCGCCTACGCGAAGGCCGTCGGCGAGGCGCTGGAGCGCTACTGCGCGGGCACGTACCGTTCGTCGGCGCTCCGCTCGGCGCCGACGGAGGGCGTCGTCGACGCGGTTCCGGTCGACCGGTTCGTCCGACCGACCGACGCCGAGACACCCGCGCCCGACGAGCCGATTCCGTGGGTCAGCGGCGTCGACCTCGCGACCGACGAGTCCGCGTCGCTCCCGGCGGAGTTCGTCGTGTTCCCCCCGCCCGCCGAACGGTTCGCACCCGCGATTACGACCGGGTTGGGGCTCGGAAACTCGACGGCAGAGGCCGTCCTGTCGGGGCTGTACGAGACGGTCGAGCGCGACGCGTCGATGCTCGCGTGGTACTCGTCGTTCGAACCGATGGGGTTGACCGTCGACGACGAGGGGTTCGAGGCGCTCCGCAAGCGCGCGAGCGCAGAGGGGCTCTCCGTGACGACGCTGTTGCTCACGCAGGACGTGGACGTACCGGTCGTGGGCGTGGCGGTCCACCGCGACGCCGAGACGGGCGCGTGGCCCCGCTTCGCGATGGGGTCGGCGGCGAACCTGGACACCGCGGCGGCCGCGCGCAGTGCGCTGGCGGAGGCGCTCCAGAACTGGATGGAACTGCGGGCGATGGGGCCCGACCAGGCGAGCGGCGAGCAGGGTGCCATCGGCGCGTACGCCGAGTTCCCAGAGCGCGTCCACGAGTTCGTGGACCCCGACGTGACGCTCCCGGCGGCGGACGTCACCGACGAGGAAGTCGCCGGACTGTCTGGCGTCGACGAAGTTGCTGCGGTGGTCGACCGCCTCGACGACACCGGTCTCGACGCGTACGCGGCGCGGCTCACCACCCGCGACGTGGCCGCGCTGGGCTTCGAAGGCGTCCGCGTGCTCGTCCCCGAGGCGCAACCCCTGTTCACCGCCGAGCCGTTCTTCGGCGACAGACTGGAGACGGTGTCGGCGTCGATGGGGTTCGAGCCGGAGCCGGACCGGGCGTACCACCCGTTCCCCTGA
- the tbsP gene encoding transcriptional regulator TbsP — protein sequence MTANLLESSMEDLLRALLDEADGDLVVVDPTETVIESLIDIAAGYGEGLPTLHVLADDRLLKDVMDDFLVAADAADLVDAGQMTLRELDDGADNTLVVGEDELYAVVSAGEHVAALAADDETFVADAYETYRSHWEDAATFNLRTPGLSRVRSTLDEDIGEPVRADFDSVLDSLETARGDGDGLDEVTISLLVAAKNDVLLYDISKWGEDVGIASKATFSRTKTRLEDLGLIDTEKVPIDVGRPRLRLKLGDERLRTAGSDELASVAYRMLN from the coding sequence ATGACCGCGAACCTACTCGAATCATCGATGGAGGATCTGCTCCGGGCGCTGCTCGACGAGGCCGACGGCGACCTCGTCGTGGTCGACCCGACCGAGACGGTGATCGAGTCGCTGATCGACATCGCGGCCGGATACGGCGAGGGCCTCCCGACGTTGCACGTCCTCGCGGACGACCGCCTGCTGAAGGACGTGATGGACGACTTCCTCGTCGCCGCCGACGCCGCCGACCTGGTCGACGCCGGGCAGATGACGCTGCGCGAACTCGACGACGGGGCGGACAACACGCTCGTCGTCGGCGAGGACGAACTGTACGCCGTCGTCTCGGCGGGTGAGCACGTCGCCGCCCTGGCGGCAGACGACGAGACGTTCGTCGCCGACGCCTACGAGACGTACCGCAGCCACTGGGAGGACGCCGCGACGTTCAACCTCCGGACGCCCGGGCTCTCGCGAGTCCGCTCGACGCTCGACGAGGACATCGGCGAACCGGTCCGCGCCGACTTCGACAGCGTGCTCGACTCGCTGGAGACGGCCCGCGGCGACGGCGACGGCCTCGACGAGGTCACCATCTCGCTGCTCGTGGCCGCCAAGAACGACGTGCTCCTGTACGACATCAGCAAGTGGGGCGAGGACGTCGGCATCGCCTCGAAGGCGACGTTCTCGCGGACGAAGACCCGGCTGGAGGACCTGGGCCTCATCGACACGGAGAAGGTGCCCATCGACGTCGGGCGCCCGCGACTGCGCCTCAAGTTGGGCGACGAGCGCCTGCGCACCGCCGGGAGCGACGAGTTGGCGAGCGTCGCCTACCGGATGCTGAACTGA
- the glyA gene encoding serine hydroxymethyltransferase, whose product MEYPEVRDTDPAVADALEGEVQRQRDTLAMIASENHVSEAVLEAQGSALTNKYAEGYPGKRYYAGCEFADDVEELAIERAKELWGAEHVNVQPHSGTQANMAVYLATLEPGDKILSLELEHGGHLSHGHPANFTGQLFEVEQYGVDTETGYIDYDALAEQAAEYDPDIIVSGFSAYPREVEWERIQAVADDVDAYHLADIAHITGLVAAGVHESPVGVADFVTGSTHKTIRAGRGGIVMCGEEHASDIDSAVFPGGQGGPLMHNIAGKAVGFGEALEPEFGEYAQQVIDNAEALAESFADNGLEVVSGGTDTHLVLVDLRESHPDTTGGDAEDALADAGIVLNANTVPGETRSAFNPSGIRAGTPALTTRGFDEEDCREVGDLIYRVVDNVEDDDVIAEVRERVSELTDEHPLYE is encoded by the coding sequence ATGGAGTATCCCGAAGTCCGCGACACCGATCCTGCCGTCGCCGACGCCCTCGAGGGCGAGGTGCAGCGCCAGCGCGACACCCTGGCGATGATCGCCTCCGAAAACCACGTCTCTGAGGCCGTGCTGGAGGCCCAAGGCAGCGCCCTCACCAACAAGTACGCCGAGGGCTACCCCGGCAAGCGCTACTACGCCGGCTGTGAGTTCGCCGACGACGTGGAGGAACTCGCCATCGAGCGCGCCAAAGAGCTGTGGGGCGCCGAGCACGTCAACGTCCAGCCTCACTCGGGCACGCAGGCGAACATGGCGGTGTACCTCGCGACGCTGGAACCGGGCGACAAGATCCTCTCGCTCGAACTCGAACACGGCGGCCACCTCAGCCACGGCCACCCCGCGAACTTCACCGGCCAACTGTTCGAGGTCGAGCAGTACGGCGTCGACACCGAGACGGGGTACATCGACTACGACGCGCTCGCCGAGCAGGCCGCCGAGTACGATCCCGACATCATCGTCTCGGGCTTCTCGGCGTACCCGCGCGAGGTCGAGTGGGAGCGCATCCAGGCCGTCGCCGACGACGTCGACGCGTACCACCTCGCGGACATCGCTCACATCACGGGGCTGGTCGCCGCGGGCGTCCACGAGTCGCCGGTCGGCGTCGCGGACTTCGTCACCGGGTCGACGCACAAGACGATCCGCGCGGGCCGCGGCGGCATCGTCATGTGCGGTGAGGAGCACGCCTCCGACATCGACTCTGCCGTCTTCCCCGGCGGGCAGGGCGGTCCCCTGATGCACAACATCGCCGGCAAGGCCGTCGGCTTCGGCGAGGCGCTCGAACCCGAGTTCGGCGAGTACGCCCAGCAGGTGATCGACAACGCCGAGGCGCTCGCAGAGTCGTTCGCCGACAACGGGCTAGAGGTCGTCTCCGGCGGCACCGACACCCACCTCGTGCTCGTCGACCTGCGCGAGTCCCACCCCGACACCACCGGCGGCGACGCCGAGGACGCCCTCGCCGACGCCGGCATCGTCCTCAACGCCAACACCGTCCCCGGCGAGACGCGCTCGGCGTTCAACCCCTCGGGCATCCGCGCGGGCACCCCCGCGCTCACCACGCGCGGCTTCGACGAGGAGGACTGCCGCGAGGTCGGCGACCTCATCTACCGCGTCGTCGACAACGTCGAGGACGACGACGTGATCGCGGAGGTGCGCGAGCGCGTCTCCGAGTTGACCGACGAGCACCCGCTGTACGAGTAA